Proteins encoded together in one Scheffersomyces stipitis CBS 6054 chromosome 5, complete sequence window:
- a CDS encoding predicted protein — protein sequence LVSGFFFQGIGIGICFSQFNVFMSRLQNSPLAIGLFHGSWGLGASTSPLIATGLVEAGIKWNMFYLILLGFSIFNIANCYLAFVHWESSLTPWDPKVKKTDEIEENLSKLDGLMAEAVRTKMTCWASLFVFCYQGAEVSFGGWLTTYLRDYRMFTSTSISYVATCYWFGITLSRLVVTTFIHRKIGIPRANFLLATLAIVFVLLTWLIDNLISEIVTIFISGICIGPIYPLMISHVIQGNLLPDRIQIISMTISSAFGYSGGAVFPFLIGLISQ from the coding sequence TTAGTTAGTGGATTCTTTTTTCAGGGCATAGGTATTGGAATCTGTTTCTCTCAGTTCAATGTTTTCATGAGTCGTTTACAAAACAGCCCCCTTGCTATCGGTCTCTTCCATGGGAGCTGGGGGTTGGGTGCCTCGACGTCTCCTCTTATTGCTACTGGTTTAGTGGAAGCTGGAATTAAATGGAATATGTTCTATCTTATACTTCTTGGGTTTCtgatcttcaatattgcCAACTGTTATTTGGCTTTCGTTCACTGGGAAAGTTCTTTGACACCCTGGGATCCCAAAGTTAAGAAGACCgatgaaatagaagaaaaccTTTCAAAATTAGACGGGTTGATGGCGGAAGCTGTAAGAACCAAAATGACCTGTTGGGCATCTTTGTTTGTGTTTTGTTATCAAGGTGCTGAAGTTTCGTTTGGAGGCTGGTTAACTACCTATCTACGTGATTATAGAATGTTTACATCCACTTCCATTTCATACGTTGCTACATGTTATTGGTTTGGAATCACATTAAGTAGATTGGTAGTTACTACTTTTATTCACAGAAAGATAGGAATTCCCAGAGCAAATTTTTTATTGGCTACTCTTGCTATCGTTTTTGTTCTCTTGACTTGGTTAATTGATAATTTGATCTCTGAGATTGTTACCATATTTATCAGTGGGATATGTATTGGGCCTATCTATCCATTAATGATTAGTCATGTTATTCAGGGAAATTTATTGCCTGATAGAATACAGATAATTTCAATGACAATTTCATCAGCCTTTGGATATTCTGGTGGTGCAgtttttccatttcttaTTGGGTTGATTTCTCAA
- a CDS encoding pre-mRNA cleavage and polyadenylation factor I subunit, translating to MDLGSDNASTLLEDYAQSVSELTFNSRPIIDNLTTIAQENPANADGILNIITNRIYKAIPDQKLYALYLLDSICKTAGNPYNILVGDDIFKLFSHVFQLGNETIRNTLSSKLFESWKVTKVRGNFPLFPREQLDKIKTFLDKAGYPKKNGNGNSPDLSNMTLIEDTNSLIAVFQSRLQSHPDAKLSDRFNALQELKKLLLSQQMKPAELKAVQAQLNTIKEQDNNHNSNINTPMPTPATTPAATPGASRVEPVKNEADTLFQALLLYGLVKVDQDPIPGSKPDYSIVLPKIKYQIPKGDLSNSALQDILTANLHSSIHRSEYEKIKFGELQVVSKQIASDLQGFLNNNKPRISDLNFLYDAKSSKCALCGKRFSTDTDGATKKRLHLDWHFRINKKLSSSTSNVQSRNWYLDDYDWVNFKDDALLEFSTSETGETKDAGIVAKTNKVAFVAVPANDSNMNNRCIICRESVKATYNDELGEWCWFNCVRAPGEGKNSRKIMHASCAVESSKKRGAEDEVNGLKKQKV from the exons ATGGACTTAGGCTCAGACAACGCGTCCACTTTGTTGGAAGACTATGCGCAGAGCGTTTCGGAGTTGACGTTCAACTCCCGTCCAATCATCGATAACTTGACTACGATTGCTCAGGAAAATCCTGCAAATGCCGATGGTATTTTGAACATCATTACCAATCGTATCTACAAAGCCATTCCAGACCAGAAGTTGTATGCTTTGTATCTTTTGGATTCGATATGTAAGACTGCCGGAAATCCATACAACATTTTGGTAGGTGACGACATATTCAAGTTATTTTCTCACGTGTTCCAGCTTGGAAACGAAACTATTCGTAATACCTTATCGTCCAAATTGTTTGAGAGTTGGAAAGTGACGAAAGTTAGGGGCAATTTTCCATTATTTCCCCGGGAGCAACtagacaagatcaagacGTTTTTGGATAAGGCTGGCTATCCCAAGAAGAACGGCAATG GCAATTCACCCGATCTTTCAAATATGACATTGATCGAGGATACTAACTCGTTGATAGCCGTGTTCCAGTCTCGGCTCCAGAGTCATCCTGATGCCAAACTCAGCGATCGCTTCAATGCTTTAcaggaattgaaaaaattgcTTTTAAGCCAGCAAATGAAACCGGCAGAATTGAAAGCTGTTCAGGCACAACTAAACACGATCAAGGAACAGGA CAATAACCATAATAGTAATATCAACACGCCTATGCCTACGCCTGCTACAACGCCTGCTGCTACACCTGGTGCTTCCAGAGTTGAACCAGTGAAGAACGAAGCGGACACCCTCTTTCAGGCTTTGCTCTTGTATGGTTTGGTAAAAGTAGACCAAGACCCCATTCCAGGTTCCAAGCCGGATTATAGTATAGTATTGCCAAAGATCAAATACCAGATTCCTAAGGGTGACTTGTCCAATAGTGCTTTGCAAGACATCTTGACAGCTAATTTACATAGTAGTATCCATCGTTCAGAGTACGAAAAGATAAAGTTTGGCGAATTGCAAGTGGTGTCAAAACAAATAGCCAGCGATCTACAGggcttcttgaacaacaacaaaccTAGAATTAGTGAcctcaacttcttgtacGACGCCAAATCATCGAAATGTGCCCTTTGTGGGAAACGATTCAGCACCGATACAGATGGGGCAACCAAGAAGCGTTTGCATTTGGACTGGCatttcagaatcaacaagaagttgtccTCATCGACGTCTAATGTACAATCCAGAAACTGGTACTTGGACGACTACGACTGGGTTAACTTCAAGGACGACGCTTTGTTGGAGTTCCTGACGTCAGAAACAGGAGAAACTAAGGATGCTGGAATTGTGGCCAAAACAAACAAGGTAGCGTTTGTAGCCGTTCCAGCGAATGACAGCAATATGAACAACAGGTGTATCATCTGCCGTGAATCTGTCAAGGCCACCTACAATGATGAGTTGGGTGAATGGTGCTGGTTTAACTGTGTGCGTGCACCAGGTGAAGGTAAGAACAGTAGGAAGATAATGCATGCTAGCTGTGCTGTAGAGTCTAGCAAGAAGAGAGGAGCTGAAGATGAGGTGAATGGGTTGAAAAAGCAGAAGGTGTAA
- the YHM1 gene encoding high copy suppressor of abf2 (lacks the HMG1-like mitochondrial HM protein putative mitochondrial carrier protein~go_component membrane~go_function binding~go_process transport~go_component membrane~go_function binding~go_process transport), with amino-acid sequence MSPAASTDKKQSGIARVLGSASAGICEIAVFHPVDTISKRLMSNHGKVTSAAQLNTVIFREHAEKALGKRLFTLFPGLGYAACYKILQRVYKYGGQPFANEFLTKNFKDSYDSWFGPKTGKALMSATAGSLIGIGEVVLLPLDVLKIKRQTNPESFRGRGFLKILSDEGFGLYRGWGWTAARNAPGSFALFGGNSFAKEYIFGLKDYNSATWSQNFVTSIFGASASLIVSAPLDVIKTRIQNRNFDNPESGFTILKNMAKKEGLSAFFKGLTPKLLTTGPKLVFSFALAQSLIPAFDKLIK; translated from the coding sequence ATGTCCCCAGCTGCCTCCACTGACAAGAAACAATCTGGTATAGCCAGAGTATTGGGCTCGGCATCAGCCGGAATCTGTGAGATTGCTGTCTTCCACCCAGTTGACACTATctccaagagattgatgTCTAACCACGGAAAAGTCACTTCAGCAGCTCAGTTGAACACCGTCATTTTTAGAGAACACGCCGAAAAGGCTTTGGGTAAGCGTCTTTTTACCTTGTTCCCAGGTTTGGGTTATGCTGCTTGCTACAAGATCTTGCAAAGAGTCTACAAGTACGGTGGTCAGCCTTTTGCTAACGAGTTCTTGACGAAGAACTTCAAGGACTCTTACGACTCGTGGTTCGGACCAAAAACCGGTAAAGCATTGATGTCTGCCACCGCTGGTTCCTTGATTGGTATCGGTGAAGTCGTCTTGTTGCCATTGGATGTGTTGAAAATCAAGCGTCAAACAAACCCAGAATCCTTCCGTGGAAGAGGTTTCctcaagatcttgtctGACGAAGGTTTCGGCTTGTACCGAGGCTGGGGTTGGACTGCTGCCAGAAACGCTCCTGGTTCGTTTGCCTTGTTCGGTGGTAATTCGTTTGCTAAGGAATACATCTTTGGCTTGAAGGATTACAACTCGGCTACCTGGTCACAAAACTTTGTCACTTCCATTTTTGGTGCTTCCGCTTCTTTAATTGTCTCAGCTCCTTTGGATGTCATCAAGACCAGAATCCAAAACCGTAATTTCGACAATCCTGAATCCGGTTTCacaatcttgaagaacatggCCAAGAAAGAGGGCCTCTCCGCTTTCTTCAAGGGTTTGACTCCTAAGTTGTTGACCACTGGTCCTAAGTTAGTCTTCTCCTTTGCATTGGCGCAATCGTTGATCCCAGCCttcgacaagttgatcaagtag